The Macadamia integrifolia cultivar HAES 741 unplaced genomic scaffold, SCU_Mint_v3 scaffold_204A, whole genome shotgun sequence genome window below encodes:
- the LOC122071307 gene encoding protein trichome birefringence-like 42: protein MFDCQKNGRTDKLYLNYRWKPTSCDLPRFNGEDFLRRFQGKKILFVGDSLSNNQWQSLICMLHSSVPQAKYNLQMNDPFSTCTFPDYGLSLMFNHNNLVVDIVNEKIGRVLKLQSIRNGDSWKNVDVLIVNTWHWWFYTGFLQP, encoded by the exons ATGTTCGATTGCCAGAAGAATGGAAGAACGGACAAACTCTATCTCAATTACAGATGGAAACCCACTTCCTGTGATTTGCCTAG GTTTAATGGAGAAGATTTCTTGAGGAGATTTCAGGGAAAGAAGATCTTGTTTGTGGGAGATTCGCTAAGCAACAATCAATGGCAATCTTTGATATGCATGCTTCACTCCTCAGTGCCGCAGGCAAAATATAACTTGCAAATGAATGATCCCTTTTCTACTTGTACATTTCCG GATTATGGTTTGTCATTGATGTTCAATCACAACAACCTCGTAGTGGACATTGTTAATGAAAAAATTGGGCGGGTTTTAAAGCTTCAATCCATCAGAAATGGTGATTCATGGAAAAATGTGGATGTGTTGATAGTTAATACTTGGCATTGGTGGTTCTACACAGGATTTTTACAACCGTAA